One region of Chlorobiota bacterium genomic DNA includes:
- a CDS encoding methionyl-tRNA formyltransferase: MSTEVEAQPGTLRVVFMGTPEFAVPSLEIILEQGHTVPLVVTTPDRPKGRGLKLTPSAVKEAALRHGLPVLTPERLKDPAVADAIRQTRPDVICVVAFRILPESIFTIPRLGSFNLHGSLLPKYRGAAPINWAIINGEAETGVTTFFLQQKVDTGNVILRRTIPITPQMTAGQLHDVMMGVGAIAVADTLRMIEQGAANPLPQNDDEATPAPKIFRDDCHVDWNRPAEAVHNFIRGLSPHPGAFTVHNGRTLKLFQTQITDRSDIPAGIVRIEPNQLLIGTATAALSVVQLQQEGKRAMGVQEFLRGYQQGA; this comes from the coding sequence ATGAGCACCGAAGTTGAAGCCCAGCCCGGCACGCTGCGGGTGGTGTTTATGGGAACGCCCGAGTTCGCGGTCCCCTCGTTGGAAATAATTCTGGAGCAGGGCCACACCGTCCCGCTGGTGGTGACAACCCCGGACCGCCCCAAAGGCCGCGGGCTGAAGCTAACGCCATCGGCAGTGAAGGAAGCGGCATTGCGCCACGGGCTTCCCGTGCTAACGCCGGAGCGATTGAAGGACCCTGCGGTTGCCGATGCCATTCGCCAAACCCGGCCCGACGTTATCTGCGTGGTGGCGTTCCGGATTTTGCCGGAATCAATCTTCACGATCCCCCGGCTTGGGAGCTTCAATCTGCACGGGTCCTTGCTCCCAAAATACCGCGGGGCCGCGCCGATTAACTGGGCCATTATCAACGGCGAGGCAGAGACCGGGGTGACGACGTTCTTCCTGCAGCAGAAGGTGGACACCGGCAACGTCATCCTTCGCCGCACCATCCCAATCACCCCCCAGATGACCGCCGGCCAGTTGCACGATGTGATGATGGGCGTGGGGGCAATCGCCGTGGCCGATACGCTTCGGATGATTGAGCAGGGCGCGGCCAACCCGCTTCCGCAAAACGATGACGAGGCAACCCCCGCGCCAAAAATCTTCCGCGACGATTGCCACGTTGATTGGAACCGCCCAGCCGAAGCAGTTCATAATTTTATCCGTGGGCTTTCGCCGCATCCGGGGGCGTTCACGGTCCACAATGGCCGCACGCTGAAGCTGTTCCAAACCCAGATCACCGATCGCTCCGATATTCCGGCGGGAATCGTTCGGATTGAACCCAACCAGCTTCTGATCGGGACCGCCACCGCTGCCCTTTCGGTGGTCCAGTTGCAGCAAGAAGGGAAGCGGGCAATGGGGGTTCAGGAATTTCTGCGAGGCTATCAGCAAGGGGCGTAA
- the radA gene encoding DNA repair protein RadA: protein MSKQRTRFVCQSCGAIASRWVGKCPSCGNWETYVEEVEAPAAPSGARGPRSATTRAEVVTLDQVSVQQEPRILTGIGEFDRVLGGGIMAGSIILVGGDPGVGKSTLMAQMCAGLKGRTILYITGEESLRQIKMRADRLGVNNPGVSLMTETNLALIVGTIRDLAPDVAIVDSIQTTYHPEIESAPGSVAQVRECTAALMQLAKTTGTSIFVVGHVTKEGTIAGPKVLEHMVDTVLQFEGERTHLYRILRTTKNRYGSTNEIGVFEMGEQGLVEVANPSSVFLSERSYGASGSVITATLEGSRPILVEAQALVTPTSYGVPQRSATGFDYKRLQMLLAVLEKRLGLGLGQYDVFVNIAGGVRVDDPAVDLAVAAAIVSSFRDVPAESEAVVIGEIGLGGEIRTVAQADQRIAEAAKLGFKTVVLPQANARKSTPRDGVELRPVAAVAFGIDAVV from the coding sequence ATGTCCAAACAACGTACCCGATTTGTCTGCCAAAGCTGCGGCGCGATTGCTTCGCGGTGGGTTGGTAAATGCCCCTCGTGCGGGAACTGGGAAACCTACGTGGAGGAAGTGGAGGCCCCGGCGGCTCCTTCCGGCGCGCGGGGACCACGTTCGGCCACCACACGGGCCGAGGTGGTGACGCTGGACCAGGTCTCGGTGCAGCAGGAGCCGCGCATCCTGACCGGCATTGGCGAGTTTGACCGGGTGTTGGGTGGGGGAATTATGGCCGGCTCCATCATCCTTGTTGGCGGCGACCCTGGCGTTGGGAAATCAACATTGATGGCGCAGATGTGTGCCGGGCTGAAGGGGCGGACCATCCTGTACATCACCGGGGAGGAATCGCTGCGCCAGATTAAAATGCGTGCGGACCGGCTGGGGGTGAACAACCCGGGCGTTAGCCTGATGACCGAGACGAACCTTGCGCTGATTGTTGGGACCATCCGCGACCTTGCCCCCGACGTTGCCATTGTTGACTCCATCCAAACCACGTATCACCCCGAGATTGAGTCGGCCCCGGGGTCGGTTGCGCAAGTTCGCGAGTGCACCGCCGCGCTGATGCAGCTTGCCAAAACCACGGGGACCTCCATCTTCGTTGTTGGCCACGTCACGAAGGAAGGGACGATTGCCGGGCCAAAAGTTCTGGAGCACATGGTGGATACGGTGCTGCAGTTCGAGGGGGAGCGGACCCACTTGTACCGAATCTTGCGGACCACAAAAAACCGCTACGGGTCCACCAACGAGATTGGGGTGTTCGAGATGGGGGAGCAGGGGTTGGTGGAGGTGGCCAATCCAAGCTCCGTGTTTTTATCGGAGCGGAGCTACGGGGCAAGCGGGTCGGTGATTACTGCCACGCTGGAGGGGTCGCGGCCAATTCTTGTGGAGGCGCAGGCGTTGGTCACGCCAACCAGTTACGGCGTGCCGCAGCGTTCGGCAACGGGGTTCGACTACAAGCGTTTGCAGATGCTGCTGGCGGTGCTGGAGAAACGGCTTGGGTTGGGGCTTGGGCAGTATGATGTTTTTGTCAACATCGCCGGCGGGGTGCGGGTGGATGACCCCGCGGTGGACCTTGCTGTGGCCGCCGCAATCGTCTCCAGCTTCCGCGATGTTCCCGCCGAAAGCGAGGCCGTGGTGATTGGCGAGATTGGGCTGGGGGGGGAAATCCGCACCGTGGCCCAAGCGGACCAGCGCATTGCCGAAGCCGCGAAATTGGGATTCAAAACCGTGGTGCTTCCCCAGGCAAACGCCCGCAAATCCACCCCCCGCGACGGTGTTGAGCTTCGCCCGGTTGCGGCGGTCGCTTTTGGGATTGATGCGGTGGTCTAA
- a CDS encoding VOC family protein, whose translation MSIQIRALVPMVHVADVERSIEFYKQVGFQVGNTHTAPGYNRLTWAWLGNGACDLMVTQADGPVDAGQQAVLFYLYCDDVAATRNQMMERGIACGQISKPFYAPNGEFRIADPDGYVLMVMHT comes from the coding sequence ATGAGCATCCAGATTCGCGCATTGGTTCCAATGGTCCACGTGGCCGATGTTGAACGTTCGATTGAGTTCTACAAACAGGTGGGATTTCAGGTGGGGAACACCCACACCGCGCCCGGATACAACCGGTTGACATGGGCATGGCTGGGGAACGGCGCGTGCGACCTGATGGTGACGCAAGCCGACGGCCCGGTGGATGCGGGCCAACAAGCCGTGCTCTTCTATCTCTACTGCGACGACGTTGCTGCCACACGGAACCAGATGATGGAACGCGGCATTGCGTGCGGCCAAATCAGCAAACCGTTCTACGCCCCCAACGGCGAGTTCCGCATTGCCGATCCCGATGGATATGTGCTGATGGTGATGCACACGTGA
- the prmA gene encoding 50S ribosomal protein L11 methyltransferase — MKHYDALTCYANRETLELLLAVSSTLPITGTLDEDTRITLYFDEAGATPQAIQQLQSWLPEGANVQMEITSVAEQNWNAEFEASLQPVRIGGGLLITQSWQPEEAEEGTLRVVIDPKMSFGTGHHESTRLISQLLMQLDPAGKRVLDIGTGTGVLAIVAALRGAARTLAFDNNEWAVANTLENVELNGVADRIDVRQCELDDVAEGEFDVVLANLHRNIIMQMLPGIVQRMAASGAQLLTSGVLIEDYQSLLDEAASHGLRPIDEARENEWVATVFGR; from the coding sequence ATGAAGCACTACGACGCACTAACCTGCTACGCCAACCGCGAAACCCTTGAACTTCTGCTTGCCGTCAGCAGCACGCTGCCGATTACTGGCACGCTGGATGAAGACACCCGCATCACCCTCTACTTCGACGAAGCAGGGGCAACGCCCCAGGCCATTCAGCAACTGCAATCTTGGCTGCCGGAAGGGGCCAACGTCCAGATGGAAATCACCAGCGTGGCGGAGCAAAATTGGAATGCCGAGTTCGAGGCATCGCTGCAGCCAGTGCGGATTGGCGGCGGGCTGCTAATCACCCAAAGCTGGCAGCCGGAGGAGGCCGAGGAAGGAACGCTGCGGGTGGTGATTGACCCCAAAATGTCGTTCGGAACCGGGCATCACGAATCCACCAGGTTGATCTCCCAACTGCTGATGCAGCTGGACCCAGCGGGGAAGCGCGTGTTGGATATCGGCACGGGAACCGGGGTGCTGGCGATTGTGGCGGCGCTTCGCGGCGCGGCGCGAACCCTGGCGTTCGACAACAACGAGTGGGCGGTGGCCAACACCCTTGAGAATGTTGAGCTGAACGGCGTTGCGGACCGCATTGACGTTCGGCAGTGCGAGCTGGATGACGTTGCCGAAGGTGAGTTCGACGTTGTTCTTGCCAACCTCCATCGCAACATCATCATGCAAATGCTCCCGGGAATCGTGCAACGAATGGCGGCCAGCGGCGCGCAGCTTCTTACCTCCGGCGTGCTGATCGAGGATTACCAAAGCCTGCTTGACGAAGCCGCCAGCCACGGCCTGCGCCCGATTGATGAAGCCCGCGAGAACGAGTGGGTGGCAACGGTGTTTGGAAGGTAG
- a CDS encoding MATE family efflux transporter produces the protein MTTTHPIRTEIRTMLALALPVILDHIGGMSMGIADTILVGKLGQEALAAVGITNSLYYFFMVFAYGALTAIAPTVAHAHGAGNHDEIGEATGQGFWIVAGLWVVGMVAMWNAGPILLMLKQKPSVVALAEQYIRALSIGMIANLIYANLRAFTVGLGKPRVTMTLSFIGAAINIPLAYLLIFGGLGIPPLGVMGAGIATAAVNFIMLAILLYYLLRTEEFRQYHFLKKARRPNVGRIMNLLKLGVPIGMGNSMEQGVFGLTSIVMGMISTVAVASHQIAISVAAFTFMTPLGVATATTTRVGNAMGRRDPNAAALAGWVGVGIGGAFMCLTGLIFVIFSGQIVMLYTTDQAVVEYAGGLLAIAGAFQLSDGLQVTAMGALRGMKDTTVPMVTNLVAYWLLGLPTGLLFCFVLEMGGYGLWWGLTIGLSIAAVLHSLRFRTLVRKRPDASMGESSLA, from the coding sequence ATGACCACCACGCATCCCATACGAACCGAAATCCGCACCATGCTTGCGCTGGCGCTGCCGGTGATCTTGGACCACATCGGCGGCATGAGCATGGGCATTGCCGACACGATCCTTGTGGGGAAACTTGGCCAGGAGGCGTTGGCCGCGGTGGGGATCACCAACTCACTCTACTACTTCTTCATGGTGTTCGCCTACGGCGCGCTGACGGCGATTGCCCCAACCGTTGCCCACGCACACGGCGCGGGGAATCACGACGAAATCGGCGAAGCAACCGGGCAAGGGTTTTGGATTGTTGCCGGGCTGTGGGTGGTGGGGATGGTGGCGATGTGGAATGCCGGGCCAATCCTGTTGATGCTGAAGCAAAAGCCTTCCGTGGTTGCGCTGGCCGAGCAATATATCCGGGCGTTAAGCATCGGGATGATTGCCAACTTAATCTACGCCAACCTTCGCGCCTTCACCGTTGGCTTGGGGAAGCCACGTGTGACGATGACGCTTTCCTTCATCGGCGCAGCAATCAATATCCCGCTGGCATACCTTCTGATTTTTGGCGGGCTTGGTATCCCACCATTGGGGGTGATGGGGGCGGGGATTGCAACCGCAGCCGTGAATTTCATCATGCTTGCAATCCTCCTTTACTACCTTCTCCGGACCGAAGAATTCCGGCAATATCACTTCCTGAAAAAAGCCCGCCGCCCCAACGTTGGGCGGATTATGAACCTGCTGAAACTTGGTGTCCCAATCGGCATGGGGAACAGCATGGAGCAAGGGGTGTTTGGGCTAACCTCCATTGTGATGGGGATGATTAGCACCGTGGCGGTGGCCTCGCACCAAATCGCCATTAGCGTTGCGGCGTTTACGTTTATGACACCGTTGGGCGTTGCCACCGCAACCACCACCCGAGTGGGCAACGCCATGGGCCGCCGCGACCCCAACGCCGCCGCGCTGGCCGGCTGGGTTGGCGTGGGAATTGGCGGAGCGTTCATGTGCCTTACCGGGTTGATCTTTGTGATCTTTTCCGGGCAGATTGTGATGCTGTACACCACCGACCAGGCCGTGGTGGAGTACGCCGGCGGGCTGCTGGCGATTGCCGGAGCGTTCCAGCTTTCCGATGGATTGCAAGTTACCGCAATGGGCGCGCTGCGGGGGATGAAGGATACCACCGTCCCAATGGTCACAAACCTTGTGGCCTACTGGCTTCTTGGGCTTCCAACCGGCCTTCTCTTCTGCTTCGTTCTCGAGATGGGCGGCTACGGCCTGTGGTGGGGCCTGACGATTGGGCTAAGCATTGCGGCGGTCCTCCATTCCCTCCGGTTCCGCACGCTTGTCCGCAAACGCCCCGATGCCAGCATGGGCGAAAGCAGCCTTGCATAA
- a CDS encoding BtpA/SgcQ family protein yields MNHHQRLLAPLRHRAIIGMVHLLPMPGTPRFGGSVQQVIDHALADATALRDGGIDAIMVENYGDIPFRKSGLAPHTIALMALIAAEIKRMTQLPLGVNALRNDPLAALGIAAACGGAMIRVNVHTAAMVTDQGIIEGNARETMDYRTLLGANVKVLADVSVKHALPLVPFPIEELAADAAERGLADALIVTGSRTGAGVAIEELRRARAATHAPVFAGSGVTSATVRDILAECDGAIVGSWLKRDADVAAPVDPTRVEQLMEIARAE; encoded by the coding sequence ATGAACCACCACCAACGCTTGCTTGCGCCGCTGCGCCACCGCGCCATTATCGGCATGGTCCATCTTCTGCCAATGCCGGGCACGCCACGGTTTGGCGGCTCGGTCCAACAGGTTATTGACCACGCGCTGGCCGATGCCACGGCACTTCGCGATGGAGGGATAGATGCGATTATGGTGGAGAACTACGGCGACATCCCTTTCCGCAAATCGGGGCTTGCGCCGCACACCATCGCGCTGATGGCGTTGATCGCTGCCGAGATCAAACGGATGACCCAGCTTCCGTTGGGGGTCAACGCCTTGCGGAACGATCCGCTGGCCGCCCTGGGAATTGCCGCAGCGTGCGGCGGCGCAATGATTCGCGTAAACGTCCACACCGCCGCGATGGTGACGGACCAGGGAATCATTGAAGGGAATGCACGGGAGACCATGGACTACCGGACCTTGCTTGGGGCCAACGTGAAAGTCCTTGCCGACGTAAGCGTGAAGCACGCGCTCCCCCTGGTCCCGTTTCCCATCGAGGAGCTTGCCGCCGACGCAGCCGAGCGGGGCCTTGCCGACGCGCTGATCGTCACCGGAAGCCGCACCGGAGCCGGGGTGGCGATTGAAGAACTTCGCCGTGCACGCGCCGCCACCCACGCCCCGGTGTTTGCCGGAAGCGGCGTAACCAGCGCAACCGTCCGCGACATCCTTGCCGAATGCGACGGAGCGATTGTTGGAAGCTGGCTGAAACGGGACGCAGACGTTGCCGCGCCGGTGGACCCCACACGGGTTGAGCAATTGATGGAAATAGCAAGGGCCGAGTGA